A single window of Planctomycetia bacterium DNA harbors:
- a CDS encoding pyridine nucleotide-disulfide oxidoreductase, translating into MPDHHRILILGGGTAGITVAARLRRAAARLDIGIVEPSESHFYQPLWTLVGAGVFSPEASRRLEADFIPAGVDWIRDRVTEILPDQKAVATASGRRLTYDWLVVALGIQIDWTAIPGLAEGIGTRGICSNYSFEHVAYTWETIRGFKGGTALFTVPNTAVKCGGAPQKIMYLADDAFRRQGVRDRTQIVFASPAKAIFAVEKYRKTLEQVVARKGIDARFRQNLVELRPDAREAVLEHLDTHERSVVPYDMIHVTPPMSAPDVIKRSPLANEQGWCAADKLTLRHPRYPDVFALGDAAGLPTSKTGAAIRKQAPVLVHNLLAAMNGKPCDAAYDGYTSCPVVTGYGRMVLAEFDYDNKPKESFPIDQSKERYSMWLLKTQVLPRLYWHGMLRGRV; encoded by the coding sequence ATGCCTGACCACCATCGCATCCTTATTCTTGGCGGCGGCACCGCGGGAATCACCGTGGCCGCCCGGCTGCGGAGGGCCGCCGCCCGCCTCGACATCGGGATCGTAGAGCCGTCCGAGAGCCACTTCTACCAGCCGCTCTGGACACTCGTGGGGGCCGGCGTCTTCTCGCCGGAGGCCAGCCGCCGACTGGAGGCCGACTTCATCCCCGCCGGGGTCGACTGGATCCGGGACCGCGTGACCGAGATCCTGCCCGACCAGAAGGCGGTCGCCACGGCCTCGGGCCGACGGCTCACGTATGACTGGCTCGTCGTCGCCCTCGGCATCCAGATCGACTGGACGGCGATCCCGGGCCTTGCCGAGGGCATCGGCACCCGCGGCATCTGCAGCAACTATTCCTTCGAGCACGTCGCCTACACCTGGGAGACGATCCGCGGCTTCAAAGGGGGCACGGCCCTCTTCACCGTGCCCAACACGGCCGTGAAGTGCGGCGGCGCGCCCCAGAAGATCATGTATCTCGCTGACGACGCCTTTCGTCGCCAGGGGGTACGCGACCGCACGCAGATCGTGTTCGCGTCCCCAGCCAAGGCGATCTTCGCGGTGGAGAAGTATCGCAAGACGCTCGAGCAGGTCGTGGCCCGGAAGGGCATCGACGCTCGGTTCCGCCAGAATCTCGTCGAACTGCGGCCCGACGCTCGCGAGGCGGTCCTCGAGCACCTCGACACCCACGAGCGGAGCGTCGTCCCCTACGACATGATCCACGTGACGCCGCCGATGAGTGCCCCCGACGTGATCAAGCGCAGCCCGCTCGCCAACGAGCAGGGCTGGTGTGCGGCCGACAAGCTCACACTGCGGCACCCGAGATATCCCGACGTGTTCGCCCTCGGCGACGCGGCGGGCCTGCCCACCTCGAAGACCGGTGCCGCGATCCGCAAGCAGGCCCCGGTGCTCGTGCACAACCTGCTCGCTGCCATGAACGGGAAGCCGTGCGATGCAGCCTATGACGGCTACACCTCGTGCCCGGTGGTGACCGGCTATGGCCGGATGGTGCTCGCCGAGTTCGACTACGACAACAAGCCGAAGGAGTCGTTTCCCATCGACCAGTCGAAGGAGCGCTACAGCATGTGGCTCCTGAAGACGCAGGTGCTGCCGCGGCTCTATTGGCACGGCATGCTCCGCGGGAGGGTCTGA
- a CDS encoding transcriptional regulator, which produces MVDPKRKSARLPKLTSLESLRQAAECLKTLAHPHRLRIVQMLLGGRYTVGELAEACEIPSHMASEHLRLMQRCGFLDVEKEGRCVYYTIAEPHLASIMSCIEARFGSPKSQRTGVSA; this is translated from the coding sequence ATGGTCGACCCGAAGCGTAAGTCCGCCCGTCTGCCGAAGCTCACGAGCCTCGAGAGCCTGAGGCAGGCGGCCGAATGCCTCAAGACCCTCGCCCATCCCCACCGGCTCCGCATCGTGCAGATGCTGCTCGGCGGCCGCTACACGGTGGGCGAACTGGCCGAGGCCTGCGAGATCCCGAGCCACATGGCTTCCGAGCACCTGCGGCTCATGCAGCGGTGTGGATTCCTCGACGTGGAGAAGGAGGGGCGGTGTGTCTACTACACGATCGCCGAACCCCATCTCGCCAGCATCATGTCCTGCATCGAGGCCCGGTTCGGCAGCCCGAAGTCTCAGCGAACCGGGGTATCCGCCTAG
- a CDS encoding MBL fold hydrolase has translation MKIQQYYLACLSHASYMITDEKTKTAAVVDPQRDIDQYLADAQAGGYTIKHVFLTHFHADFIAGHIELRDKAGATIHLGQRAEAEFECVHMKDGDIVEFGDVKLEIMETPGHTPEGISILVYDLAKSRTEPLAVLTGDTLFIGDVGRPDLLASIGVTADDLADMLYDSITNKLVKLPDATLVYPAHGAGSMCGKSLSKETVSTIGEQKKFNYALQPMSREEFKTIVTADQPEAPDYFVHDAILNRKERASLGTAMEKTLKPLSLDEVLALGKSGGQLLDVRDGIDFEGGHLKGSLNIALNGKYATWAGSMLSHDRPIVVIAEEGGEEEAVMRLGRIGFDNVAGYLAGGMNALATRDDLVERTERITAPALAEWLAGKRPDAGAAPIVVDVRSEAEHAGGHIAGSLNIPLTHLDERIGEIPAGRPVAVHCEGGYRSAIAASLLQKLGRRDVHDMVGGYKAWLAAKLPA, from the coding sequence ATGAAGATCCAGCAGTATTACCTCGCATGCCTGTCGCACGCGTCGTACATGATCACCGACGAGAAGACGAAGACGGCCGCGGTCGTCGACCCGCAACGGGACATCGATCAATACCTGGCCGACGCTCAGGCCGGCGGATACACGATCAAGCACGTCTTTCTCACGCACTTCCACGCCGACTTCATCGCCGGCCACATCGAGCTGCGTGACAAGGCCGGGGCGACGATCCACCTCGGCCAGCGGGCGGAGGCGGAGTTCGAATGCGTCCACATGAAGGACGGTGACATCGTCGAGTTCGGTGACGTCAAGCTCGAGATCATGGAGACGCCGGGCCACACGCCGGAAGGCATCTCGATCCTCGTCTACGACCTGGCGAAGAGCCGCACCGAGCCGCTGGCCGTGCTCACCGGCGACACGCTGTTCATCGGCGACGTGGGCCGGCCCGACCTCCTGGCGAGCATCGGCGTGACCGCCGACGATCTGGCCGACATGCTCTACGACAGCATCACGAACAAGCTCGTGAAGCTGCCCGACGCCACGCTCGTTTATCCGGCCCACGGGGCGGGCAGCATGTGCGGCAAGAGCCTGTCGAAGGAGACGGTCTCCACGATCGGCGAGCAGAAGAAGTTCAACTACGCCCTCCAGCCGATGAGCCGCGAGGAGTTCAAGACGATCGTCACGGCCGACCAGCCGGAGGCGCCGGACTACTTCGTGCACGACGCGATCCTGAACCGCAAGGAGCGGGCGTCGCTCGGCACTGCGATGGAGAAGACACTCAAGCCCCTGTCGCTCGACGAGGTGCTCGCGCTCGGCAAGTCGGGCGGCCAGCTGCTCGACGTCCGCGATGGCATCGATTTCGAAGGCGGGCACCTGAAGGGATCCCTCAACATCGCCTTGAACGGCAAGTATGCAACCTGGGCGGGATCGATGCTCTCCCATGACAGGCCGATCGTGGTGATCGCGGAAGAAGGCGGCGAGGAAGAAGCTGTGATGCGGCTCGGCCGGATCGGCTTCGACAATGTGGCGGGCTACCTCGCCGGCGGCATGAACGCCCTCGCTACCCGCGACGATCTCGTGGAACGCACGGAGCGGATCACCGCGCCGGCCCTCGCCGAATGGCTCGCCGGGAAGCGGCCCGACGCCGGTGCCGCGCCGATCGTGGTCGATGTGCGGAGCGAGGCGGAGCATGCGGGGGGGCATATCGCGGGGAGCCTCAACATCCCGCTCACGCATCTCGACGAGCGGATCGGTGAGATCCCGGCCGGCCGACCCGTGGCCGTGCACTGTGAAGGAGGCTACCGCTCCGCGATCGCCGCGAGCCTGCTGCAGAAGCTGGGCCGCCGTGACGTGCACGACATGGTGGGCGGCTACAAGGCCTGGCTCGCGGCAAAACTCCCCGCATGA
- a CDS encoding UPF0721 transmembrane protein, with product MIAPILATIDAVAAATPPAWAASVAAGGLVGLSLGLTGGGGAIFAVPLLVYWIGVDPRTGVSISLVTVAATALFGAVERWWYGQVEVRTGLLFAAAGMLTAPAGSWLGGQVPPQTLMAAFAGLMLLIATRMWHKAADRTERAAAGVFAAGVGPTCSRDAEGRLRMTTRCFVLLTLVGLVVGLLSGLFGVGGGFLIVPALVAFATMDVFRAVGTSLFVMTLVGAAAVAAQVAAGRSIPLDIAGSFVGGGVPALFVGSWIGRRIGGPTLARVFAVAIVIVAAFIIFKTFLRF from the coding sequence ATGATCGCCCCCATACTGGCTACCATCGACGCCGTCGCGGCCGCGACTCCCCCCGCGTGGGCGGCGTCGGTGGCGGCCGGTGGCCTCGTCGGCCTGTCGCTCGGCCTCACCGGTGGTGGCGGCGCGATCTTCGCCGTGCCGCTGCTCGTCTACTGGATCGGCGTCGACCCGCGGACGGGCGTGAGCATCTCGCTCGTCACGGTGGCGGCGACGGCGCTCTTTGGTGCAGTCGAGCGGTGGTGGTATGGACAGGTCGAAGTCCGCACGGGGCTGCTCTTCGCGGCGGCGGGGATGCTGACCGCTCCGGCCGGCAGCTGGCTCGGCGGGCAGGTGCCGCCGCAGACGCTCATGGCCGCGTTCGCCGGCCTTATGCTGCTGATCGCCACCAGGATGTGGCACAAGGCGGCGGATCGGACCGAGCGGGCTGCGGCCGGCGTGTTTGCCGCGGGCGTCGGCCCGACGTGCAGTCGCGATGCCGAGGGCCGGCTGCGGATGACCACTCGCTGCTTCGTGCTCCTCACGCTCGTGGGACTCGTGGTCGGGCTGCTCTCGGGTCTGTTCGGTGTGGGGGGCGGGTTCCTCATCGTGCCGGCACTCGTCGCCTTCGCCACGATGGACGTGTTTCGCGCGGTCGGCACGTCGCTCTTCGTGATGACGCTCGTGGGTGCCGCGGCAGTGGCCGCCCAGGTGGCTGCCGGTCGCAGCATTCCGCTCGACATCGCCGGCAGCTTCGTTGGGGGCGGTGTCCCCGCCCTGTTCGTCGGCTCGTGGATCGGCCGCCGGATCGGCGGCCCGACGCTCGCCCGCGTGTTCGCCGTGGCGATCGTCATCGTCGCGGCCTTCATCATCTTCAAGACGTTCCTTCGCTTCTGA
- a CDS encoding arylsulfatase, producing MPAAENARPNIVVILADDLGFSELGCYGSDIATPNLDRLAANGLRFTQFYNTARCWPTRSALMTGYYPQQIRMDPPRGKLPEWTRTLPQRLKPAGYRCYHSGKWHVSGASNPRTAAGFDRSYEIEGGQNNYFKASDVIEDGRQLSKQPDFYVTIGAADHAIRCLKEHAEKYSGQPFFEYLAFTAPHFPLHALPEDIARYKDRYLNGWDQVREERWQNLRRMGIVTCELSPLETAFTPRYFTPQVLQTLGPGEIRHPVPWAHLTDEQKQFQAMKMAIQAAMIDRMDREIGRVFDQIRAMGAWDNTIILFLSDNGSDATIMVRGGGHERAVAPGSEKSYLCLGPGWASAGNTPFRRHKIWTHEGGVSTPLIVHWPKGITAKGELRHDVGHVVDVVPTLLDVAGITPALADGAPPFPGRSLAPALAENNSVIRDYVFFEHEGSRALRMGNYKLVSAVEDKNVWELYDLATDRGEQRNLAVAQPERVREMVARWQELKKQFTRDAG from the coding sequence GTGCCGGCCGCGGAGAATGCCCGTCCAAATATTGTGGTGATCCTGGCCGATGACCTCGGGTTCTCGGAATTGGGTTGCTACGGGTCGGACATCGCCACGCCGAACCTCGACCGGCTTGCAGCCAACGGGTTACGGTTCACCCAGTTCTACAACACCGCGCGTTGCTGGCCGACGCGCAGCGCGTTGATGACCGGCTATTACCCGCAGCAGATTCGAATGGATCCGCCCAGAGGAAAGCTGCCGGAGTGGACGCGCACGTTGCCACAACGGCTCAAGCCGGCGGGGTACAGGTGTTACCACTCCGGCAAGTGGCACGTCTCCGGTGCATCGAACCCACGAACCGCCGCCGGATTTGACCGTTCCTATGAAATCGAGGGCGGGCAGAACAATTACTTCAAGGCATCCGATGTCATCGAGGATGGTAGGCAATTATCCAAGCAGCCGGATTTCTACGTAACGATCGGCGCTGCGGACCATGCGATACGCTGTCTGAAGGAGCACGCTGAAAAATATTCCGGCCAACCGTTCTTCGAATACCTGGCGTTCACCGCGCCTCACTTTCCCTTGCATGCTTTGCCGGAGGACATAGCCCGGTACAAGGACCGCTACCTGAACGGCTGGGATCAGGTGCGTGAGGAACGTTGGCAGAATCTGCGGCGGATGGGCATCGTCACGTGCGAACTGTCCCCGCTGGAGACAGCCTTCACGCCGCGCTATTTCACGCCACAGGTTTTGCAGACGCTCGGCCCCGGCGAGATTCGACATCCGGTTCCGTGGGCGCACTTGACCGACGAACAGAAACAATTCCAAGCCATGAAGATGGCGATCCAAGCGGCGATGATCGACCGGATGGATCGTGAGATCGGCCGCGTGTTCGACCAGATCCGAGCCATGGGCGCGTGGGACAACACGATCATCTTGTTCCTGTCGGACAACGGATCTGACGCCACGATCATGGTGCGAGGCGGGGGACATGAGCGCGCCGTCGCACCCGGTTCCGAGAAGTCCTACCTGTGCCTCGGACCAGGCTGGGCGAGCGCCGGCAACACTCCGTTCCGGCGGCACAAGATCTGGACGCACGAAGGCGGGGTTTCCACGCCGTTGATCGTGCACTGGCCCAAGGGCATCACCGCCAAGGGCGAACTGCGTCACGACGTTGGCCACGTCGTTGATGTGGTGCCGACGCTGCTCGACGTGGCCGGCATCACACCGGCATTGGCGGACGGTGCGCCGCCGTTTCCGGGGCGCAGCCTGGCGCCGGCCCTTGCCGAGAATAACAGCGTGATCCGCGACTACGTTTTCTTTGAGCACGAAGGCAGCCGTGCGTTGCGGATGGGCAACTACAAACTCGTTTCCGCCGTAGAGGACAAGAACGTCTGGGAGTTGTACGACCTTGCGACGGACCGTGGCGAGCAACGCAATCTCGCCGTCGCCCAACCGGAGCGTGTCCGCGAGATGGTGGCACGCTGGCAGGAGTTAAAGAAACAATTCACCCGTGATGCTGGCTAA
- the groS2 gene encoding 10 kDa chaperonin 2 codes for MSVAVAKSSKKKASLMPLGDRVVVEREEGEQKTAGGIVLPDSAKDKPARGTVVSVGEGKLDDKGHRHPLQVKPGDRVVFTSYAGEPFKIGDDELLLMREDDILAILG; via the coding sequence ATGTCAGTCGCAGTCGCCAAGTCGTCGAAGAAGAAGGCAAGCCTGATGCCGCTCGGGGACCGGGTGGTCGTGGAACGTGAGGAAGGCGAGCAGAAGACGGCGGGCGGGATCGTGCTGCCTGACTCGGCCAAGGACAAGCCAGCCCGCGGCACGGTCGTGAGCGTGGGCGAGGGCAAACTCGACGACAAGGGTCACCGGCATCCTCTCCAGGTGAAGCCCGGCGACCGCGTGGTGTTCACCAGCTACGCCGGCGAGCCTTTCAAGATCGGTGACGACGAGCTCCTCCTCATGCGGGAGGACGACATCCTGGCGATCCTCGGCTGA
- the groL3 gene encoding 60 kDa chaperonin 3, translating to MAKMMVFDQEAREAMRRGVAKLARAVKVTLGPKGRNVILQKSFGSPTVTKDGVTVAKEIDLEDVYENMGARMVREVASKTSDVAGDGTTTATVLAEAVFNEGLRAVVAGCNPVQMKAGIEKAVAAIAAKLKDMAIPVKGKKEMAQVASIAANNDGEIGDLLAEAMDKVGKDGVITVDEGKSLKTEIEFVEGMQFDRGYLSPYFVTNPQQMQCVLEDCYILVFEKKISSVKDIVPLLEAVVNAGKPLLIVSEEVDGEALATLVINRLRGTFQVCAVKAPGYGDRRKAMLEDIAILTGATAVFENLGMKLENLGLAELGRAKKVIVDKDNTTVIEGAGKSSEIKARIEQIRREIELATSDYDREKLEERLAKLAGGVAKINVGAATESEMKEKKARVEDALHATRAAVEEGILPGGGVALLRASSQVQPKGLSEDETVGFNIVVRAARAPLTMIASNAGQDGSIVCEKVLGGSGNFGYNAASNEFEDLVKAGVIDPAKVTRTALQNATSVSTLLLTSDALIAEKPKDQKAKAGAGGHGGDYDMY from the coding sequence ATGGCCAAGATGATGGTGTTCGATCAGGAAGCTCGCGAGGCGATGCGGCGCGGCGTCGCCAAACTCGCCCGTGCCGTCAAGGTGACCCTCGGCCCCAAGGGCCGCAACGTGATCCTCCAGAAGAGCTTCGGCTCCCCGACGGTCACCAAGGACGGCGTCACCGTCGCCAAGGAGATCGACCTCGAGGACGTCTACGAGAACATGGGCGCCCGCATGGTGCGCGAGGTGGCCAGCAAGACCAGCGACGTGGCCGGTGACGGCACCACCACGGCCACCGTGCTCGCCGAGGCGGTGTTCAACGAGGGCCTGCGGGCCGTCGTCGCCGGCTGCAACCCGGTGCAGATGAAGGCCGGCATCGAGAAGGCGGTCGCCGCCATCGCTGCCAAGCTCAAGGACATGGCGATCCCCGTGAAGGGCAAGAAGGAGATGGCCCAGGTCGCCTCGATCGCCGCCAACAACGACGGCGAGATCGGCGACCTGCTCGCCGAGGCCATGGACAAGGTGGGCAAGGACGGCGTGATCACGGTCGACGAGGGGAAGAGCCTGAAGACGGAGATCGAGTTCGTCGAGGGCATGCAGTTCGACCGCGGCTACCTGTCGCCGTACTTCGTCACCAACCCGCAGCAGATGCAGTGCGTCCTCGAGGACTGCTACATCCTCGTCTTCGAGAAGAAGATCTCCAGCGTCAAGGACATCGTCCCGCTGCTCGAGGCGGTGGTGAACGCGGGCAAGCCGCTGCTCATCGTCTCCGAGGAGGTGGACGGCGAAGCGCTGGCCACGCTGGTCATCAACCGGCTGCGCGGCACGTTCCAGGTGTGCGCCGTCAAGGCTCCCGGCTACGGCGACCGCCGCAAGGCGATGCTCGAGGACATCGCGATCCTCACCGGCGCCACGGCGGTGTTCGAAAACCTGGGAATGAAGCTGGAGAACCTCGGCCTCGCCGAGCTCGGCCGGGCCAAGAAGGTGATCGTCGACAAGGACAACACGACGGTCATCGAAGGCGCCGGCAAGTCGAGCGAGATCAAGGCCCGGATCGAGCAGATCCGGCGCGAGATCGAGCTCGCAACCAGCGACTATGATCGCGAGAAGCTCGAGGAGCGGCTGGCCAAGCTCGCCGGTGGCGTCGCCAAGATCAACGTCGGGGCGGCGACCGAGAGCGAGATGAAGGAGAAGAAGGCCCGCGTCGAGGACGCGCTGCACGCCACGCGGGCGGCCGTCGAGGAGGGGATCCTGCCGGGTGGCGGCGTGGCCCTGCTCCGGGCCAGCTCGCAGGTTCAGCCCAAGGGCCTCTCCGAGGACGAGACCGTGGGCTTCAACATCGTCGTCCGGGCCGCCCGGGCGCCGCTGACGATGATCGCGTCGAACGCCGGGCAGGACGGCTCGATCGTCTGCGAGAAGGTGCTCGGAGGGAGCGGCAACTTCGGCTACAACGCGGCCTCGAACGAGTTCGAGGACCTCGTCAAGGCCGGCGTCATCGACCCGGCCAAGGTGACGCGGACGGCGCTGCAAAACGCCACGAGCGTCTCCACGCTCCTGCTGACGAGCGACGCCCTGATCGCCGAGAAGCCGAAGGATCAGAAGGCCAAGGCGGGTGCCGGCGGCCACGGCGGCGACTACGACATGTATTGA
- a CDS encoding sugar phosphate isomerase, with amino-acid sequence MIGHGDIRIGTVVPAHDRTAAVIGQLLPQGFESFQISFGARVGDFDVAGLAAAVRGALDAHAVTAADPACRVSAIGVYGNPLTSPETVADWETLIDAAPAFGCDVVAGFAGRIPGRPVPDSFSRFAAVFGPLARRAEDRGVRLAFENCEKRGTWEHGDWNIAHAPRAWDEMFAALESPAIGLQWEPCHQIVSFVDPLPQLRKYAARIWHIHGKDAMLRRDVIREHGIRGGVSYVQHRFPGRGETDWREVFDILRLAGWRGSIDIEGFHDPVFRDALETTGQVAALAHLKACRGGPFVPNPF; translated from the coding sequence ATGATCGGCCATGGCGACATCCGCATCGGCACGGTCGTCCCCGCGCACGACCGCACGGCCGCGGTCATCGGCCAGCTTCTGCCCCAGGGCTTCGAGTCGTTCCAGATCAGCTTCGGGGCTCGCGTCGGTGACTTCGATGTGGCCGGGCTGGCGGCCGCGGTGCGGGGCGCGCTCGACGCCCACGCCGTCACCGCCGCCGATCCGGCGTGCCGCGTCAGCGCCATCGGCGTCTACGGCAATCCGCTGACGAGCCCGGAGACGGTCGCCGACTGGGAGACCCTCATCGACGCGGCGCCGGCGTTCGGCTGCGACGTCGTCGCCGGCTTCGCGGGGCGGATTCCGGGCCGGCCGGTGCCGGACTCGTTTTCCCGGTTCGCCGCCGTGTTCGGCCCGCTCGCTCGGCGGGCCGAGGATCGAGGCGTGCGACTGGCGTTCGAGAACTGCGAGAAGCGCGGCACCTGGGAGCATGGCGACTGGAACATCGCCCACGCCCCGCGGGCCTGGGACGAGATGTTCGCCGCGCTGGAGAGCCCCGCGATCGGCCTCCAGTGGGAGCCCTGCCACCAGATCGTGAGCTTCGTCGATCCCCTGCCCCAGCTGCGGAAATACGCCGCCCGGATCTGGCACATCCACGGCAAGGACGCGATGCTGCGCCGCGACGTGATCCGCGAGCACGGCATCCGCGGGGGCGTGTCCTACGTCCAGCACCGCTTTCCCGGCCGGGGTGAGACCGACTGGCGCGAGGTGTTCGACATCCTCCGGCTCGCCGGCTGGCGTGGGAGCATCGACATCGAGGGCTTTCACGACCCGGTGTTTCGCGACGCCCTCGAGACGACCGGCCAGGTGGCGGCGCTTGCGCATCTCAAGGCGTGCCGCGGCGGCCCGTTCGTGCCCAACCCGTTCTGA
- the feoB gene encoding ferrous iron transporter B: MHSASGTDANQARLTAVLLGNPNTGKSTLFSALAGIPARVGNYPGVTVEEKLGRFMHAGRTVELVDLPGTYSLVPQSPDEQVTVDVLHGRMPGVPAPACVVAVVDATNLDRNLYLASQALGLGLPTIVALTMSDVATARGVTIDAAALSRRLGCPVLPVAAPGGHGIAALRDQLVSPPAPPPAPDLAAHLAAADPGQPPANREAIARYAWIDAVLADVVRRAPRPGRDLAERIDALLTHRLWGTLVFAVVMLAVFSSIFWLAAPLMDLVSAGVDAVAAWAENLLPEGAVRALVVDGILAGIGGVVVFVPQIALLFICIAILEGCGYLARAAFLMDRLLVGCGLGGRSFIPLLSSFACAIPGIMAARTIASPRERLLTILVAPLMSCSARLPVYLLFCGAFVPDVPVGVSWLRLPAVVLAGLYALGVAVAAAVSFLLSRTVLRGRSEAFVMELPGWRWPQPAVVLERAREAAWSFLANAGTAILAVSVVVWALQWYPRDEAAITAEVETARTVLRERAADAGLVEPERAAAAADLAALDTPEGLDAARRGAAQRQSVLGRAGRFVEPVVRPLGWDWRLGCAAIASFPAREVVLGTLGVIYNLGDVDPGADEGRTALVRRLRAATWDGTSRPVFTLPVALSVMVFFALCAQCASTLVIIGRETGSRIWPVVTFVYMTGLAWLAAFVVYQVGTRLGW, from the coding sequence ATGCATTCCGCTTCCGGCACCGACGCGAACCAGGCCCGGCTGACCGCCGTTCTGCTCGGCAACCCGAACACGGGCAAGAGCACGCTCTTCAGTGCGTTGGCGGGGATCCCCGCCCGGGTCGGCAACTATCCCGGCGTGACGGTCGAGGAGAAGCTTGGACGCTTCATGCACGCCGGCCGCACGGTCGAGCTTGTCGACCTGCCGGGCACCTACAGCCTCGTTCCCCAAAGCCCCGACGAGCAGGTCACCGTGGACGTGCTCCATGGACGGATGCCGGGCGTGCCAGCGCCCGCCTGCGTCGTGGCCGTCGTCGATGCCACGAACCTCGACCGCAACCTGTACCTCGCCAGCCAGGCGCTCGGCCTCGGCCTGCCGACGATCGTGGCCCTGACGATGAGCGACGTCGCCACGGCCCGCGGTGTGACGATCGACGCCGCGGCACTCTCCCGCCGGCTCGGCTGCCCGGTGCTGCCCGTGGCCGCGCCCGGCGGCCACGGCATCGCGGCGCTGCGCGACCAGCTCGTCTCCCCGCCGGCCCCGCCTCCCGCGCCCGACCTTGCCGCGCATCTCGCGGCCGCCGATCCCGGCCAGCCGCCGGCCAATCGTGAGGCGATCGCCCGCTACGCCTGGATCGACGCCGTTCTCGCCGACGTCGTCAGGCGCGCGCCGCGGCCCGGCCGCGACCTCGCCGAGCGGATCGACGCCCTGCTCACGCACCGCCTCTGGGGCACGCTCGTCTTCGCCGTCGTCATGCTCGCGGTCTTCAGCTCGATCTTCTGGCTCGCCGCGCCGCTCATGGACCTCGTCTCGGCGGGCGTCGACGCCGTGGCGGCCTGGGCGGAGAACCTGCTTCCCGAGGGGGCGGTGCGGGCGCTCGTCGTGGACGGCATCCTCGCCGGCATCGGCGGCGTCGTGGTCTTCGTGCCGCAGATCGCCCTGCTCTTCATCTGCATCGCGATCCTCGAGGGCTGCGGCTACCTGGCCCGGGCGGCGTTTCTCATGGACCGGCTGCTCGTCGGCTGCGGTCTCGGCGGCCGGTCGTTCATTCCCCTGCTGTCGTCGTTCGCCTGCGCCATTCCCGGGATCATGGCGGCGCGGACGATCGCCAGCCCGCGGGAGCGGCTGCTGACGATCCTCGTGGCGCCGCTGATGAGCTGCTCGGCACGGCTGCCGGTCTACCTGCTGTTCTGCGGCGCGTTCGTGCCCGACGTGCCCGTCGGTGTTTCCTGGCTGCGGCTCCCGGCCGTCGTCCTCGCGGGGCTCTACGCCCTCGGCGTCGCCGTCGCGGCCGCCGTCTCCTTCCTGCTGTCGCGGACCGTGCTCCGCGGGCGGTCCGAGGCCTTCGTGATGGAACTCCCCGGCTGGCGCTGGCCGCAGCCGGCGGTGGTGCTCGAGCGGGCCCGGGAGGCGGCCTGGTCGTTCCTGGCGAACGCCGGCACGGCGATCCTCGCGGTGAGCGTCGTCGTCTGGGCACTGCAGTGGTATCCCCGCGACGAGGCCGCCATCACCGCCGAGGTCGAGACCGCGCGGACTGTGCTCCGGGAACGGGCTGCGGACGCGGGGCTCGTGGAGCCGGAGCGGGCCGCAGCCGCGGCCGACCTCGCGGCGCTCGACACGCCGGAGGGTCTCGACGCCGCCCGCCGCGGCGCGGCGCAGCGGCAGAGTGTTCTGGGTCGGGCGGGGAGGTTCGTCGAGCCGGTGGTGCGGCCGCTGGGCTGGGACTGGCGGCTGGGCTGTGCCGCGATCGCGAGTTTCCCGGCCCGCGAGGTGGTGCTCGGCACGCTGGGGGTGATCTACAACCTCGGCGACGTCGATCCGGGCGCGGACGAGGGCCGCACGGCGCTCGTCCGCCGGCTGCGGGCGGCGACCTGGGACGGCACCTCCCGGCCCGTGTTCACGTTGCCGGTGGCCCTGTCGGTCATGGTATTCTTTGCGCTCTGCGCTCAGTGCGCGAGCACGCTGGTCATCATCGGCCGCGAGACTGGGAGCCGGATCTGGCCGGTCGTGACGTTCGTGTACATGACAGGGCTCGCCTGGCTGGCCGCGTTCGTGGTCTACCAGGTCGGCACCCGGCTGGGATGGTGA